GTGTTGGCGATTCGGTTGCTTGCCAATATGGTCGCCGGGCACTTGGTGTTGCTGTCGATCCTCGGCCTGATCGTCATCGCGGCCGAAGCCAACGCTTCCACCGCGATTTACGGCACGGTGTCGTTTGCCGGGATCGTCGGTTCGACGTTGCTCAGTTGCTTGGAATTATTCGTCTGCTTCCTGCAGGCGTATGTGTTTACGTTTCTTTCCGCTTTGTTTATCGGCGCTGCGGTGCATCAACACTAACATTAGGCCGATTCTCGTACGTCCGCCGTCGGGCCTGAGTTGTTGTCGGTTCGCCGCATCCCGTTAATCCCTTACAGTTCGCTTTTTTTGATCTCAGTTAGGAGTCTTATCCGTGAACAAGCTCGCTCAGTTCGTGCTCGCATCCGTTATCGTCTTGGCATTCTCGGCCGCTCCGGCCATGGCCCAAGCCCCTGCCGCTCCGGCCGGTGCCGCCGTCGTCACCACCGCTCCGGTTCCGTTGATCAGCTTCAGCGCCGCGTTCGGTGCCGGTCTGGTTACGCTCGGTGCCGCGTTGGGCATCGGTAAGCTCGCCTCGAGCGCTTACGAGAGCATGGCCCGTCAACCGGAAGTGGCCGGCAACATTCAAACGGCGATGATCATCGCGGCCGCGCTCATCGAAGGTTTCACCTTCTTCGCGTTGGTCGTCTGCTTGAACAGCGTCGGCAAGTAGTTTCTCCGACGTATCGAACGCTTCTTCGTCTTCCTTGGCTTCCCGGGAATATGGGTACCGCCGTGATGCTTTTGCTGAGAACTAACGTAGCGGCGCTGCTTGCGGCGATCGCCTGCATCGTTGCCGTTCCGACGGTCGCAACGGCGG
The DNA window shown above is from Planctomycetia bacterium and carries:
- the atpE gene encoding ATP synthase F0 subunit C; the encoded protein is MAQAPAAPAGAAVVTTAPVPLISFSAAFGAGLVTLGAALGIGKLASSAYESMARQPEVAGNIQTAMIIAAALIEGFTFFALVVCLNSVGK